A genomic window from Sparus aurata chromosome 14, fSpaAur1.1, whole genome shotgun sequence includes:
- the LOC115595477 gene encoding tetraspanin-8-like has protein sequence MGKVNVCLKRSYITVTSLIAIMSALLLALTLFSHGKFHDDEEVDNMLPGIRAMYIFSIGTLLFASIGLYGACKEKKWALIVFAVAMILSSLYLIINEIGGLVVLPKMAEGVKMHYREMLPLTNASESFLKEFEELQSELQCCGMEQGYKDWGNNISISCACHEESTNPCVLAPKMSSLNKYGPTMIYEEPCLPHLISQMMIIINFILVIMAGIILLWVSSVALCITILCRLNRKDNIPTVVYSPEAKAGNYTILSDPAENT, from the exons atggggaAAGTGAACGTGTGTTTGAAGCGGAGCTACATCACCGTGACTAGTTTGATCGCG aTCATGAGTGCCTTGTTGTTGGCACTGACTCTGTTCAGCCATGGAAAGTTCCACGACGATGAAGAG gtAGACAACATGCTCCCAGGCATACGTGCCATGTATATTTTTTCTATCGGAACGCTTCTCTTCGCCAGCATTGGCCTGTACGGTGCCTGCAAAGAGAAGAAGTGGGCGCTAATAGTG tttGCAGTTGCAATGATCCTGAGCAGTCTGTACTTGATTATAAATGAAATTGGAGGACTGGTTGTGCTACCAAAG ATGGCTGAAGGAGTAAAGATGCACTACCGGGAGATGCTGCCACTGACTAATGCTAGTGAAAGTTTTTTGAAAGAATTCGAGGAGTTGCAGAGCGAA TTGCAGTGTTGTGGAATGGAACAGGGCTACAAGGATTGGGGCAACAACATCTCGATATCTTGCGCGTGCCATGAAGAGTCCACTAAtccgtgt GTTTTAGCTCCCAAAATGAGCAGCCTGAACAAGTACGGGCCTACGATGATTTATGAGGAG CCGTGCCTTCCACACTTGATCAGCCAAATGATGATTATCATAAATTTCATACTGGTCATAATGGCGGGCATCATATTACTCTGG GTCTCGTCGGTTGCACTGTGCATCACTATCTTGTGTCGGCTGAATCGGAAGGATAATATCCCCACGGTGGTTTACAGTCCAGAGGCAAAGGCAGGCAACTACACCATTCTTTCAGATCCTGCAGAGaacacctga